In Melospiza melodia melodia isolate bMelMel2 chromosome 30, bMelMel2.pri, whole genome shotgun sequence, a single window of DNA contains:
- the BRCA1 gene encoding breast cancer type 1 susceptibility protein isoform X1 yields MDFSVITVGQVQNVLSAMQKNLECPICLDVVQEPVSTKCDHIFCRFCMFKLINKKKKGVVECPLCKTEVTKRSLKENSRFKQLIEGLLETIHAFELDTGVKFLKSHHFPKTSTEATAAESLCNESSVIQSKGFRNRRKSAKGNGQENLTLEASVNIQLTDAKMCHPRSKPQKSGSQKGTYIEFGSESSEEFFKQATKTGFENKGAVQISSQARLEELESAEKGNENSCNAQPDKLGAKEITLPDITGAGDFSKECLSKKSTQSITECAKPDQVNVTGCQNSPLDVFAVELLPEQCDRAGGASPTLNKDTAFSKNTEEMEEQQSQHSSEHQESDLEDGSENRLDKSREMDTDAQSVEAAEGYEPENESSQDKELPQAEPLHSATLNKVSKKRLKQSIQKVNEWFSKSNEILSSGSSVDESAASADVSGEGDLCLSDKESCISGRTDPMADSMGAAAVEGKKRWSKQTAEDIKDKIFGRTYKKGRKSNPPSTLRDILPARQKEDVAAAQCLKDSSKDRLKRKRKSACLQPEDFIKKKDTEKGDGGPQSVNGGLGEAEEKSCDESVAVNESHLSQNRANNTLAEAEEGGESTWKKATEKVPAKHCDGEPEMYNCDQKSTKKRSSAAKRCRHSSRTMCALQLVVDRDSDFPDPAEPQIDSYPSSGEPRKAEPEQNPVRRSRRLQLLSEEMTKETRKRVKKSKKRNSSDHGKSVSGEQRSVAAHSAECKELSEPQDELSSRPVTHLEGGDLQANEVQVNLKNLSDTAGTGKSLFSPSCLPSNCGSTVPDTSSQDSRILGSPLLLQVPSVCAGQTASPQTEEVTESPPASPPQCGHDSQNAPGDFKAEKLPMAKNVLEWAKEAEDSDLDTQYLRNIFRHSKRSSFSLFQTRAMADPPETFNLSCAAQVENKASKQLQPESLQEERTDQNLSRVSEKDEEKEKLKTCESARVDPVPCFAVSRDDISQAAEEGTLTPAGAGTAQAEHKNGLLQEEQGSEKPVSDETGTESDLGQNPIESDGSQSDQSNTEEHESSQNDLHTGQANSFSSESNQAGKPEVVDCTEPILQFQSTSTISSATCQQSPAELTRTRSSKRERKCVKGNEEEAAQTVSTAMPECSAAEALEEPLGENCGLTGLSETPNALLCSDTDIEENTSLCDPDRKEQSAVFVKSDSAELQSRNSDSKPRPRGPRKFRRRVQKLPSSDEESCEDEELPCFRTLIFSKSASTPLQADKQMAPEVESAVAECPGSPSVSNDGNAVQKVPEASLGHVCASPSQESECSVNLFSSQSNMSEESLNGAQELNKHLPQAQVSKQMSNVNDSKETSENSGGGLKETKDQSQEDPDMGANLGEGSGSDSEVSIVEDSCGAFSQGEILTTQQKNAMQNSLKKLQQEMAALEAVLKQNGSQNCEVLPVQRELPHSSTEGASEMEQTRPEKNRSPELLLSASKSSLRKRSDLEKGPECDSALQNKIPSEKTKPVQEAVQEHRQGQLETENAEEQNCGTGQNSASVSSDLFGNVTQSSDNSSSSAMLFIPQTAEATAGPVVAQRTEKSSGPGHKFKKSECFPVPVLHNSAGKENAPNPVGTKRKEMSIVVSGLNHSEHLVVQKFVKKTQSTLSNHITEGTTHVIMKTDEELVCERTLKYFLGIAGGKWVVGYQWIIQSFKAGRVLDEENFEVRGDVINGRNHQGPKRARQALTEKIFKDFEICCCGPFTDMTTEHLEWMVELCGASVVKQPDQFTATASSTAVVVVQPDAWEENTDYGAIQQQSNVALVTREWVLDSVACYQCQELRAYLVS; encoded by the exons ATGGACTTCTCAGTGATTACTGTTGGACAAGTACAAAATGTGCTGTCAGCAATGCAGAAGAACTTGGAGTGCCCAATATG CCTGGATGTGGTGCAAGAGCCTGTTTCAACAAAATGTGATCACATATTCTGCAG ATTCTGCATGTTCAAACTAATCAACAAAAAGAAGAAAGGTGTGGTGGAGTGTCCTCTGTGTAAGACTGAAGTTACCAAGAG AAGTCTGAAAGAAAATTCCAGATTTAAGCAACTCATTGAAGGACTGTTGGAAACTATCCATGCTTTTGAGCTTGACACTGGAGTGAAGT TTTTAAAGAGTCATCACTTTCCTAAAACATCCACGGAAGCCACTGCTGCTGAGTCCCTGTGTAACGAAAGTTCTGTCATCCAAAGCAAGGGCTTCAGAAACAGGAGGAAAAGTGCCAAAGGAAATGGACAAGAAAACCTCACCTTG gaggCTAGTGTGAATATTCAGCTTACAGATGCCAAAATGTGTCACCCAAGAAGCAAACCCCAGAAATCTGGTTCTCAAAAGGGTACTTACATAGAGTTTG GCTCTGAATCATCTGAAGAGTTTTTTAAACAGGCAACCAAAACTGG GTTTGAAAACAAAGGAGCTGTTCAGATTTCTTCTCAAGCAAGGCTGGAAGAGCTTGAGAGTGCTGAGAAAGGGAATGAAAATTCTTGTAATGCACAGCCTGACAAGCTGGGTGCCAAAGAAATAACACTGCCAGATATCACAG GTGCAGGGGATttctcaaaggaatgtttgagcaAGAAGAGCACTCAGAGCATCACTGAATGTGCCAAACCTGACCAAGTGAATGTGACTGGATGCCAGAATTCTCCTTTGGATGTttttgctgtggagctgctcccagagcagTGTGACAGAGCAGGGGGTGCCAGTCCCACCCTGAATAAGGACACAGCATtctccaagaacacagaagaaaTGGAGGAACAGCAAAGCCAGCACAGCAGTGAGCACCAAGAGTCTGATTTAGAAGATGGCTCAGAGAACAGGCTGGATAAAAGCAGGGAAATGGATACTGATGCACAAAGTGTGGAAGCTGCAGAGGGATATGAGCCTGAGAATGAATCTTCCCAGGACAAAGAACTTCCTCAGGCAGAGCCCCTTCACTCTGCCACCCTGAATAAAGTCTCCAAGAAGAGACTGAAGCAGAGCATTCAGAAAGTCAACGAATGGTTTTCAAAAAGCAATGAGATTTTGTCTTCTGGTTCTTCAGTGGATGAATCTGCTGCGTCAGCTGATGTCTCAGGTGAAGGAGATCTGTGTTTGTCAGATAAAGAGTCCTGTATTTCAGGAAGGACTGACCCTATGGCAGATTCCATGGGAGCTGCAGCAGTGGAAGGGAAAAAGAGGTGGTCAAAACAAACAGCAGAAGACATTAAAGACAAAATATTTGGCAGAACATACAAGAAAGGGAGGAAATCAAACCCCCCTTCTACCTTGAGAGACATTTTGCCTGCTAGACAAAAGGAAGATGTGGCTGCTGCTCAGTGCCTGAAGGATTCCAGCAAAGACAGACTCAAACGAAAGAGGAAGAGTGCCTGCCTGCAACCTGAGGATTTCATCAagaaaaaagacacagaaaagggagaTGGGGGCCCTCAAAGTGTCAATGGGGGCCTTGGAGAGGCTGAAGAGAAAAGCTGTGATGAAAGTGTTGCTGTTAATGAGAGTCACCTCTCTCAGAATAGAGCAAATAATACATTGGCAGAAGCTGAGGAGGGAGGAGAGTCCACATGGAAGAAAGCTACTGAGAAGGTCCCTGCCAAGCACTGTGATGGGGAGCCAGAAATGTATAACTGTGACCAGAAAAGCACCAAAAAGAGAAGTTCTGCAGCAAAAAGATGCAGGCATTCTAGCAGAACCATGTGTGCTCTGCAGTTGGTGGTGGACAGAGACTCTGATTTCCCTGACCCAGCTGAGCCACAGATTGACAGCTACCCCAGCAGTGGAGAGCCCAGGAAAGCTGAGCCTGAGCAAAACCCGGTGAGGCGCAGCAGGAGGCTGCAGTTACTCTCTGAGGAAATGACAAAAGAGACaagaaaaagagtaaaaaagagcaaaaagagaAATAGCAGTGATCATGGAAAGTCTGTCTCTGGAGAGCAGAGGAGTGTGGCAGCTCACTCTGCTGAGTGCAAAGAGCTGAGTGAGCCTCAGGATGAGTTGAGTTCCAGGCCAGTCACTCATTTGGAGGGAGGTGATCTGCAAGCAAATGAAGTGCAGGTTAATCTAAAGAATTTATCTGACACTGCAGGAACTGGAAAGAGTCTGTTCAGTCCTTCATGTCTGCCTTCAAACTGTGGTTCCACTGTGCCTGATACAAGTTCTCAAGACAGTAGAATACTTGGTAGTCCCCTCCTCCTACAAGTTCCTTCAGTGTGTGCTGGGCAAACTGCTTCTCCCCAGACTGAGGAGGTGACTGAATCACCTCCTGCTTCTCCCCCACAATGTGGGCATGATTCACAAAATGCTCCAGGGGACTTCAAAGCTGAAAAGTTGCCAATGGCTAAAAATGTTTTGGAATGGGCAAAGGAAGCTGAAGACAGTGACCTGGACACACAATATCTGAGGAACATATTCAGGCATTCCAAGCGCTCCTCCTTCAGCCTTTTTCAGACTCGTGCCATGGCAGATCCTCCTGAAACCTTCAATCTGTCATGTGCTGCTCAGGTAGAAAATAAAGCTAGCAAACAATTACAACCAGAAAGCTTGCAAGAGGAGAGAACTGATCAAAACTTGAGCAGGGTTTCTGAGAAAGATGAAGAGAAAGAGAAGCTTAAGACCTGTGAGTCTGCACGTGTTGATCCTGTGCCTTGCTTTGCTGTCAGTAGGGATGACATTTcacaggctgcagaggaaggGACTCTGacgccagcaggagcagggactgCTCAGGCTGAGCACAAAAATGGATTGCTGCAAGAAGAGCAGGGCAGTGAAAAGCCAGTGTCAGATGAGACAGGGACAGAAAGTGATTTGggacaaaatcccattgaaaGTGATGGAAGCCAGAGTGATCAGAGTAACACAGAGGAGCATGAGTCCAGCCAAAATGATTTACACACAGGCCAGGCAAACAGCTTCAGTTCAGAAAGCAATCAGGCAGGAAAGCCTGAAGTGGTTGATTGCACAGAACCAATTCTGCAGTTTCAATCCACATCAACGATTTCTTCTGCAACTTGTCAGCAAAGCCCTGCTGAACTCACTAGGACAAGAAGtagcaaaagagaaagaaaatgtgtAAAGGGGAATGAAGAAGAAGCAGCCCAAACTGTTAGCACAGCAatgcctgagtgttcagctgcagaggctctggaaGAACCTCTTGGGGAGAATTGTGGCCTTACAGGTTTGTCTGAAACCCCTAATGCCTTGCTGTGCTCTGATACTGACATTGAGGAGAACACCAGCTTGTGTGACCCTGATAGGAAGGAGCAATCTGCAGTGTTTGTGAAAAGTgacagtgcagaactgcagagcAGAAATTCAGATTCCAAACCAAGACCTCGAGGTCCTCGAAAATTTCGAAGGCGAGTGCAGAAATTGCCATCTTCAGATGAAGAGTCCTGTGAGGATGAGGAGTTACCCTGCTTCAGAACGTTGATCTTCAGCAAATCAGCAAGCACACCTTTGCAGGCTGATAAACAAATGGCACCTGAGGTGGAGTCTGCAGTGGCAGAGTGTCCAGGGAGCCCCAGTGTGAGTAATGATGGCAATGCTGTGCAGAAAGTGCCAGAAGCTTCCCTAGGTCATGTGTGTGCTTCTCCAAGCCAGGAGTCAGAATGCTCTGTCAACTTATTTTCTTCCCAGTCCAACATGTCTGAGGAGTCACTTAATGGAGCACAAGAACTGAACAAACATTTACCCCAAGCTCAGGTGTCCAAACAAATGAGCAATGTAAATGACAGTAAAGAAACTTCTGAGAATTCTGGTGGAGGGCTGAAGGAAACCAAAGATCAAAGCCAAGAAGATCCAGACATGGGAGCAAACCTAG GTGAAGGATCTGGATCTGACAGTGAAGTAAGCATTGTAGAAGATTCCTGTGGAGCATTCTCTCAGGGTGAAATCCTCACCACACAG CAAAAGAATGCAATGCAAAATAGCCTGAAAAAACTTCAGCAAGAAATGGCTGCACTTGAAGCAGTGCTAAAGCAGAATGGGAGCCAGAACTGTGAAGTTTTACCTGTTCAGAGGGAGCTGCCCCATTCCAGTACTGAAGGAGCATCTGAAATGGAACAAACAAGACCAGAAAAAAACAG gTCCCCAGAATTGCTGCTTTCAGCTTCTAAATCCTCTTTAAGGAAGAGATCAGATCTGGAAAAAGGCCCTGAGTGTGACAGTGCTCTACAGAACAAAATCCCCTCTGAAAAGACAAAACCTGTGCAGGAGGCAGTGCAGGAACACAGGCAGGGCCAGCTTGAAACAG AAAATGCAGAGGAGCAGAATTGTGGGACTGGACAAAACAGTGCATCTGTCTCATCAGATCTTTTTGGGAATGTGACCCAGAGTTCAGATAATTCTTCCTCCTCTGCAATGCTTTTTATCCCTCAAACTGCAGAAGCCACAGCTGGGCCTGTTGTGGCTCAGAGAACTGAGAAAAGCTCTGGCCCAGGacacaaatttaaaaaaagtgAATGTTTTCCTGTACCTGTTCTGCACAATTCAGCTGGGAAAGAAAATGCTCCAAATCCAGTGGGGACCAAGAGGAAAGAAATGTCAATTGTGGTCTCAGGTCTAAATCACAGTGAGCAT TTGGTGGTCCAGAAGTTTGTGAAGAAAACTCAGAGCACTTTATCTAATCACATTACTGAAGGAACAACCCATGTCATAATGAAAACAG ATGAGGAGCTGGTGTGTGAACGGACCCTGAAGTATTTCCTGGGCATTGCAGGAGGAAAATGGGTGGTTGGTTATCAGT GGATAATTCAGTCTTTTAAAGCAGGAAGAGTACTGGATGAG GAGAACTTTGAAGTCAGAGGAGATGTAATCAATGGGAGGAACCATCAAGGTCCCAAGAGGGCCAGACAGGCCCTGACTGAAAAG ATCTTTAAAGACTTTGAGATCTGTTGCTGTGGACCCTTCACTGACATGACTACAG AGCATCTGGAGTGGATGGTGGAGCTGTGTGGTGCCTCTGTGGTGAAGCAGCCTGACCAGTTCACAGCCACAGCA AGTTCTACTGCAGTTGTGGTTGTGCAGCCAGATGCTTGGGAAGAAAACACGGATTATGGAG CAATCCAGCAGCAGAGCAACGTTGCCCTGGTAACTCGGGAGTGGGTCCTGGACAGCGTGGCTTGCTACCAGTGCCAGGAGCTGAGAGCTTACCTTGTGTCCTGA
- the BRCA1 gene encoding breast cancer type 1 susceptibility protein isoform X2, translating into MDFSVITVGQVQNVLSAMQKNLECPICLDVVQEPVSTKCDHIFCRFCMFKLINKKKKGVVECPLCKTEVTKRSLKENSRFKQLIEGLLETIHAFELDTGVKFLKSHHFPKTSTEATAAESLCNESSVIQSKGFRNRRKSAKGNGQENLTLQEASVNIQLTDAKMCHPRSKPQKSGSQKGTYIEFGSESSEEFFKQATKTGFENKGAVQISSQARLEELESAEKGNENSCNAQPDKLGAKEITLPDITGAGDFSKECLSKKSTQSITECAKPDQVNVTGCQNSPLDVFAVELLPEQCDRAGGASPTLNKDTAFSKNTEEMEEQQSQHSSEHQESDLEDGSENRLDKSREMDTDAQSVEAAEGYEPENESSQDKELPQAEPLHSATLNKVSKKRLKQSIQKVNEWFSKSNEILSSGSSVDESAASADVSGEGDLCLSDKESCISGRTDPMADSMGAAAVEGKKRWSKQTAEDIKDKIFGRTYKKGRKSNPPSTLRDILPARQKEDVAAAQCLKDSSKDRLKRKRKSACLQPEDFIKKKDTEKGDGGPQSVNGGLGEAEEKSCDESVAVNESHLSQNRANNTLAEAEEGGESTWKKATEKVPAKHCDGEPEMYNCDQKSTKKRSSAAKRCRHSSRTMCALQLVVDRDSDFPDPAEPQIDSYPSSGEPRKAEPEQNPVRRSRRLQLLSEEMTKETRKRVKKSKKRNSSDHGKSVSGEQRSVAAHSAECKELSEPQDELSSRPVTHLEGGDLQANEVQVNLKNLSDTAGTGKSLFSPSCLPSNCGSTVPDTSSQDSRILGSPLLLQVPSVCAGQTASPQTEEVTESPPASPPQCGHDSQNAPGDFKAEKLPMAKNVLEWAKEAEDSDLDTQYLRNIFRHSKRSSFSLFQTRAMADPPETFNLSCAAQVENKASKQLQPESLQEERTDQNLSRVSEKDEEKEKLKTCESARVDPVPCFAVSRDDISQAAEEGTLTPAGAGTAQAEHKNGLLQEEQGSEKPVSDETGTESDLGQNPIESDGSQSDQSNTEEHESSQNDLHTGQANSFSSESNQAGKPEVVDCTEPILQFQSTSTISSATCQQSPAELTRTRSSKRERKCVKGNEEEAAQTVSTAMPECSAAEALEEPLGENCGLTGLSETPNALLCSDTDIEENTSLCDPDRKEQSAVFVKSDSAELQSRNSDSKPRPRGPRKFRRRVQKLPSSDEESCEDEELPCFRTLIFSKSASTPLQADKQMAPEVESAVAECPGSPSVSNDGNAVQKVPEASLGHVCASPSQESECSVNLFSSQSNMSEESLNGAQELNKHLPQAQVSKQMSNVNDSKETSENSGGGLKETKDQSQEDPDMGANLGEGSGSDSEVSIVEDSCGAFSQGEILTTQQKNAMQNSLKKLQQEMAALEAVLKQNGSQNCEVLPVQRELPHSSTEGASEMEQTRPEKNRSPELLLSASKSSLRKRSDLEKGPECDSALQNKIPSEKTKPVQEAVQEHRQGQLETENAEEQNCGTGQNSASVSSDLFGNVTQSSDNSSSSAMLFIPQTAEATAGPVVAQRTEKSSGPGHKFKKSECFPVPVLHNSAGKENAPNPVGTKRKEMSIVVSGLNHSEHLVVQKFVKKTQSTLSNHITEGTTHVIMKTDEELVCERTLKYFLGIAGGKWVVGYQWIIQSFKAGRVLDEENFEVRGDVINGRNHQGPKRARQALTEKIFKDFEICCCGPFTDMTTEHLEWMVELCGASVVKQPDQFTATASSTAVVVVQPDAWEENTDYGAIQQQSNVALVTREWVLDSVACYQCQELRAYLVS; encoded by the exons ATGGACTTCTCAGTGATTACTGTTGGACAAGTACAAAATGTGCTGTCAGCAATGCAGAAGAACTTGGAGTGCCCAATATG CCTGGATGTGGTGCAAGAGCCTGTTTCAACAAAATGTGATCACATATTCTGCAG ATTCTGCATGTTCAAACTAATCAACAAAAAGAAGAAAGGTGTGGTGGAGTGTCCTCTGTGTAAGACTGAAGTTACCAAGAG AAGTCTGAAAGAAAATTCCAGATTTAAGCAACTCATTGAAGGACTGTTGGAAACTATCCATGCTTTTGAGCTTGACACTGGAGTGAAGT TTTTAAAGAGTCATCACTTTCCTAAAACATCCACGGAAGCCACTGCTGCTGAGTCCCTGTGTAACGAAAGTTCTGTCATCCAAAGCAAGGGCTTCAGAAACAGGAGGAAAAGTGCCAAAGGAAATGGACAAGAAAACCTCACCTTG caggaggCTAGTGTGAATATTCAGCTTACAGATGCCAAAATGTGTCACCCAAGAAGCAAACCCCAGAAATCTGGTTCTCAAAAGGGTACTTACATAGAGTTTG GCTCTGAATCATCTGAAGAGTTTTTTAAACAGGCAACCAAAACTGG GTTTGAAAACAAAGGAGCTGTTCAGATTTCTTCTCAAGCAAGGCTGGAAGAGCTTGAGAGTGCTGAGAAAGGGAATGAAAATTCTTGTAATGCACAGCCTGACAAGCTGGGTGCCAAAGAAATAACACTGCCAGATATCACAG GTGCAGGGGATttctcaaaggaatgtttgagcaAGAAGAGCACTCAGAGCATCACTGAATGTGCCAAACCTGACCAAGTGAATGTGACTGGATGCCAGAATTCTCCTTTGGATGTttttgctgtggagctgctcccagagcagTGTGACAGAGCAGGGGGTGCCAGTCCCACCCTGAATAAGGACACAGCATtctccaagaacacagaagaaaTGGAGGAACAGCAAAGCCAGCACAGCAGTGAGCACCAAGAGTCTGATTTAGAAGATGGCTCAGAGAACAGGCTGGATAAAAGCAGGGAAATGGATACTGATGCACAAAGTGTGGAAGCTGCAGAGGGATATGAGCCTGAGAATGAATCTTCCCAGGACAAAGAACTTCCTCAGGCAGAGCCCCTTCACTCTGCCACCCTGAATAAAGTCTCCAAGAAGAGACTGAAGCAGAGCATTCAGAAAGTCAACGAATGGTTTTCAAAAAGCAATGAGATTTTGTCTTCTGGTTCTTCAGTGGATGAATCTGCTGCGTCAGCTGATGTCTCAGGTGAAGGAGATCTGTGTTTGTCAGATAAAGAGTCCTGTATTTCAGGAAGGACTGACCCTATGGCAGATTCCATGGGAGCTGCAGCAGTGGAAGGGAAAAAGAGGTGGTCAAAACAAACAGCAGAAGACATTAAAGACAAAATATTTGGCAGAACATACAAGAAAGGGAGGAAATCAAACCCCCCTTCTACCTTGAGAGACATTTTGCCTGCTAGACAAAAGGAAGATGTGGCTGCTGCTCAGTGCCTGAAGGATTCCAGCAAAGACAGACTCAAACGAAAGAGGAAGAGTGCCTGCCTGCAACCTGAGGATTTCATCAagaaaaaagacacagaaaagggagaTGGGGGCCCTCAAAGTGTCAATGGGGGCCTTGGAGAGGCTGAAGAGAAAAGCTGTGATGAAAGTGTTGCTGTTAATGAGAGTCACCTCTCTCAGAATAGAGCAAATAATACATTGGCAGAAGCTGAGGAGGGAGGAGAGTCCACATGGAAGAAAGCTACTGAGAAGGTCCCTGCCAAGCACTGTGATGGGGAGCCAGAAATGTATAACTGTGACCAGAAAAGCACCAAAAAGAGAAGTTCTGCAGCAAAAAGATGCAGGCATTCTAGCAGAACCATGTGTGCTCTGCAGTTGGTGGTGGACAGAGACTCTGATTTCCCTGACCCAGCTGAGCCACAGATTGACAGCTACCCCAGCAGTGGAGAGCCCAGGAAAGCTGAGCCTGAGCAAAACCCGGTGAGGCGCAGCAGGAGGCTGCAGTTACTCTCTGAGGAAATGACAAAAGAGACaagaaaaagagtaaaaaagagcaaaaagagaAATAGCAGTGATCATGGAAAGTCTGTCTCTGGAGAGCAGAGGAGTGTGGCAGCTCACTCTGCTGAGTGCAAAGAGCTGAGTGAGCCTCAGGATGAGTTGAGTTCCAGGCCAGTCACTCATTTGGAGGGAGGTGATCTGCAAGCAAATGAAGTGCAGGTTAATCTAAAGAATTTATCTGACACTGCAGGAACTGGAAAGAGTCTGTTCAGTCCTTCATGTCTGCCTTCAAACTGTGGTTCCACTGTGCCTGATACAAGTTCTCAAGACAGTAGAATACTTGGTAGTCCCCTCCTCCTACAAGTTCCTTCAGTGTGTGCTGGGCAAACTGCTTCTCCCCAGACTGAGGAGGTGACTGAATCACCTCCTGCTTCTCCCCCACAATGTGGGCATGATTCACAAAATGCTCCAGGGGACTTCAAAGCTGAAAAGTTGCCAATGGCTAAAAATGTTTTGGAATGGGCAAAGGAAGCTGAAGACAGTGACCTGGACACACAATATCTGAGGAACATATTCAGGCATTCCAAGCGCTCCTCCTTCAGCCTTTTTCAGACTCGTGCCATGGCAGATCCTCCTGAAACCTTCAATCTGTCATGTGCTGCTCAGGTAGAAAATAAAGCTAGCAAACAATTACAACCAGAAAGCTTGCAAGAGGAGAGAACTGATCAAAACTTGAGCAGGGTTTCTGAGAAAGATGAAGAGAAAGAGAAGCTTAAGACCTGTGAGTCTGCACGTGTTGATCCTGTGCCTTGCTTTGCTGTCAGTAGGGATGACATTTcacaggctgcagaggaaggGACTCTGacgccagcaggagcagggactgCTCAGGCTGAGCACAAAAATGGATTGCTGCAAGAAGAGCAGGGCAGTGAAAAGCCAGTGTCAGATGAGACAGGGACAGAAAGTGATTTGggacaaaatcccattgaaaGTGATGGAAGCCAGAGTGATCAGAGTAACACAGAGGAGCATGAGTCCAGCCAAAATGATTTACACACAGGCCAGGCAAACAGCTTCAGTTCAGAAAGCAATCAGGCAGGAAAGCCTGAAGTGGTTGATTGCACAGAACCAATTCTGCAGTTTCAATCCACATCAACGATTTCTTCTGCAACTTGTCAGCAAAGCCCTGCTGAACTCACTAGGACAAGAAGtagcaaaagagaaagaaaatgtgtAAAGGGGAATGAAGAAGAAGCAGCCCAAACTGTTAGCACAGCAatgcctgagtgttcagctgcagaggctctggaaGAACCTCTTGGGGAGAATTGTGGCCTTACAGGTTTGTCTGAAACCCCTAATGCCTTGCTGTGCTCTGATACTGACATTGAGGAGAACACCAGCTTGTGTGACCCTGATAGGAAGGAGCAATCTGCAGTGTTTGTGAAAAGTgacagtgcagaactgcagagcAGAAATTCAGATTCCAAACCAAGACCTCGAGGTCCTCGAAAATTTCGAAGGCGAGTGCAGAAATTGCCATCTTCAGATGAAGAGTCCTGTGAGGATGAGGAGTTACCCTGCTTCAGAACGTTGATCTTCAGCAAATCAGCAAGCACACCTTTGCAGGCTGATAAACAAATGGCACCTGAGGTGGAGTCTGCAGTGGCAGAGTGTCCAGGGAGCCCCAGTGTGAGTAATGATGGCAATGCTGTGCAGAAAGTGCCAGAAGCTTCCCTAGGTCATGTGTGTGCTTCTCCAAGCCAGGAGTCAGAATGCTCTGTCAACTTATTTTCTTCCCAGTCCAACATGTCTGAGGAGTCACTTAATGGAGCACAAGAACTGAACAAACATTTACCCCAAGCTCAGGTGTCCAAACAAATGAGCAATGTAAATGACAGTAAAGAAACTTCTGAGAATTCTGGTGGAGGGCTGAAGGAAACCAAAGATCAAAGCCAAGAAGATCCAGACATGGGAGCAAACCTAG GTGAAGGATCTGGATCTGACAGTGAAGTAAGCATTGTAGAAGATTCCTGTGGAGCATTCTCTCAGGGTGAAATCCTCACCACACAG CAAAAGAATGCAATGCAAAATAGCCTGAAAAAACTTCAGCAAGAAATGGCTGCACTTGAAGCAGTGCTAAAGCAGAATGGGAGCCAGAACTGTGAAGTTTTACCTGTTCAGAGGGAGCTGCCCCATTCCAGTACTGAAGGAGCATCTGAAATGGAACAAACAAGACCAGAAAAAAACAG gTCCCCAGAATTGCTGCTTTCAGCTTCTAAATCCTCTTTAAGGAAGAGATCAGATCTGGAAAAAGGCCCTGAGTGTGACAGTGCTCTACAGAACAAAATCCCCTCTGAAAAGACAAAACCTGTGCAGGAGGCAGTGCAGGAACACAGGCAGGGCCAGCTTGAAACAG AAAATGCAGAGGAGCAGAATTGTGGGACTGGACAAAACAGTGCATCTGTCTCATCAGATCTTTTTGGGAATGTGACCCAGAGTTCAGATAATTCTTCCTCCTCTGCAATGCTTTTTATCCCTCAAACTGCAGAAGCCACAGCTGGGCCTGTTGTGGCTCAGAGAACTGAGAAAAGCTCTGGCCCAGGacacaaatttaaaaaaagtgAATGTTTTCCTGTACCTGTTCTGCACAATTCAGCTGGGAAAGAAAATGCTCCAAATCCAGTGGGGACCAAGAGGAAAGAAATGTCAATTGTGGTCTCAGGTCTAAATCACAGTGAGCAT TTGGTGGTCCAGAAGTTTGTGAAGAAAACTCAGAGCACTTTATCTAATCACATTACTGAAGGAACAACCCATGTCATAATGAAAACAG ATGAGGAGCTGGTGTGTGAACGGACCCTGAAGTATTTCCTGGGCATTGCAGGAGGAAAATGGGTGGTTGGTTATCAGT GGATAATTCAGTCTTTTAAAGCAGGAAGAGTACTGGATGAG GAGAACTTTGAAGTCAGAGGAGATGTAATCAATGGGAGGAACCATCAAGGTCCCAAGAGGGCCAGACAGGCCCTGACTGAAAAG ATCTTTAAAGACTTTGAGATCTGTTGCTGTGGACCCTTCACTGACATGACTACAG AGCATCTGGAGTGGATGGTGGAGCTGTGTGGTGCCTCTGTGGTGAAGCAGCCTGACCAGTTCACAGCCACAGCA AGTTCTACTGCAGTTGTGGTTGTGCAGCCAGATGCTTGGGAAGAAAACACGGATTATGGAG CAATCCAGCAGCAGAGCAACGTTGCCCTGGTAACTCGGGAGTGGGTCCTGGACAGCGTGGCTTGCTACCAGTGCCAGGAGCTGAGAGCTTACCTTGTGTCCTGA